In Magnetospirillum sp. XM-1, a single window of DNA contains:
- a CDS encoding methyl-accepting chemotaxis protein encodes MLQRIRFGARLSILLIIATSLLLVIGGTGMLGGKRVAGGLEAVYGERVVPMGQLARVLDSVHRIQGAVATVMQSESRLTLERMAKDIEAMDAEVDALWKSYASDSRSAEEKAAFQSALDAYRASYRLTLKQFGDGDAFGARETMTEETTGRYNGATAAVRALMDKEIGLAKDEFLSAMDTYQSTSTASAWVIVLGVLALGGLTLAVTRSITVPVKDAIAIMGRLAGGDTGVEVTGTHRRDEIGDIARAVQTFKDHAVEVESLRRAQLEAERNSSEERRLARVRMADEFDASVRGMVDFVTTASARMEESARTLQGMTQSAGNDAASVGRAARTASSNVDQVAAAAEELTASIAEISRQVAESTSISREAVAESERSNRIMSGLSHAAGRIGDVVRMINAIAAQTNLLALNATIEAARAGEAGKGFAVVAGEVKGLANQTARATEEISEQIAAIQAETSKAADAIAHVSVVIERMSHIGVAIAQAVEQQAAAGGEIAQSAEQAARGTTDVTRSLGDAVTAVSAAGTSSSDVLETARQLSSGAAGLSRAVEGFLAKIRA; translated from the coding sequence ATGCTGCAACGCATCAGGTTCGGCGCTCGTCTATCCATACTTTTGATTATCGCCACATCATTACTATTGGTGATCGGCGGCACCGGCATGCTGGGCGGCAAGCGCGTCGCCGGCGGCCTGGAGGCCGTCTATGGCGAGCGGGTGGTGCCCATGGGCCAGCTGGCCCGCGTGCTGGATTCCGTCCACCGCATCCAGGGCGCCGTCGCCACGGTGATGCAGAGCGAAAGCCGCCTGACGCTCGAGCGCATGGCCAAGGACATCGAGGCCATGGATGCCGAGGTGGATGCGCTGTGGAAGTCCTACGCCTCCGACAGCCGCAGCGCCGAGGAGAAGGCCGCCTTCCAGTCGGCGCTCGACGCCTACCGCGCCTCCTACCGGCTGACGCTCAAGCAATTCGGCGACGGTGACGCCTTCGGCGCCCGCGAGACCATGACCGAGGAGACCACCGGCCGCTACAACGGGGCCACCGCCGCCGTGCGCGCCCTGATGGACAAGGAGATCGGCCTGGCCAAGGACGAATTCCTCTCGGCCATGGACACCTATCAATCCACCAGCACCGCCTCGGCCTGGGTCATCGTGCTGGGCGTCCTGGCCCTGGGCGGCCTCACCCTGGCGGTGACCCGCTCCATCACCGTGCCGGTGAAGGACGCCATCGCCATCATGGGGCGGCTGGCCGGGGGCGATACGGGGGTGGAGGTGACCGGCACCCACCGTCGCGACGAGATCGGCGACATCGCCCGCGCCGTCCAGACCTTCAAGGACCACGCCGTCGAGGTGGAGAGCTTGCGCCGCGCCCAATTGGAGGCCGAGCGCAATTCCAGCGAGGAGCGCCGCCTCGCCCGGGTGCGCATGGCCGACGAGTTCGACGCCAGCGTGCGCGGCATGGTGGACTTCGTCACCACCGCCTCGGCCCGCATGGAAGAATCGGCCCGCACGCTGCAGGGCATGACCCAATCGGCGGGAAACGACGCCGCCTCGGTGGGCCGGGCGGCCCGAACCGCCTCGTCCAACGTGGATCAGGTGGCCGCCGCCGCCGAGGAACTGACCGCCTCCATCGCCGAGATCAGCCGCCAGGTGGCGGAATCCACCTCCATCTCGCGCGAAGCCGTGGCGGAATCCGAGCGCAGCAACCGCATCATGTCCGGCCTGTCCCACGCCGCCGGCCGCATCGGCGACGTGGTGCGCATGATCAACGCCATCGCCGCCCAGACCAACCTGCTGGCGCTTAACGCCACCATCGAGGCGGCAAGGGCCGGCGAGGCGGGCAAGGGCTTCGCCGTGGTGGCCGGCGAGGTCAAGGGACTGGCCAACCAGACCGCCCGGGCCACCGAGGAGATCTCCGAGCAGATCGCCGCCATCCAGGCCGAGACCTCCAAGGCGGCGGACGCCATCGCCCATGTCAGCGTGGTCATCGAGCGCATGAGCCATATCGGCGTCGCCATCGCCCAGGCGGTGGAGCAGCAGGCCGCAGCCGGCGGCGAAATCGCCCAGAGCGCCGAACAGGCGGCACGCGGCACCACCGACGTCACCCGCAGCCTGGGCGACGCCGTGACGGCGGTGTCGGCGGCGGGGACGTCGTCGTCCGACGTGCTGGAGACGGCGCGGCAGCTATCTTCCGGCGCCGCCGGCCTCAGCCGGGCGGTGGAAGGCTTCCTCGCCAAGATTCGGGCTTGA
- a CDS encoding response regulator: protein MRHLKVLIVEDNVADARLQQFALGAQVFDCAVTWVDSIDGAVEHFNRRIEETGGADTDVVLLDGMVGSEDASELLIYMKLDPLLKDVPVVVTTGSRDPRRHEAWITQGAESVMQKCFEIEDLESGLSALEAYARDVA from the coding sequence GTGCGACACCTCAAGGTGCTGATCGTCGAAGACAATGTGGCCGATGCGCGGTTGCAGCAATTCGCCCTGGGCGCACAGGTGTTCGACTGCGCCGTGACCTGGGTCGATTCCATCGATGGGGCGGTGGAGCATTTCAATCGGAGAATCGAGGAGACCGGCGGCGCGGACACCGACGTGGTCCTGCTGGACGGCATGGTGGGAAGCGAGGACGCCTCGGAACTGCTGATCTACATGAAGCTCGATCCGCTGCTGAAGGACGTTCCGGTCGTCGTCACCACCGGTTCCCGGGACCCCCGCCGGCATGAAGCCTGGATCACCCAGGGGGCCGAATCCGTCATGCAGAAATGCTTCGAGATCGAAGACCTGGAAAGCGGCCTGTCGGCGCTGGAGGCCTACGCCAGGGACGTTGCCTAG
- the rpsD gene encoding 30S ribosomal protein S4, protein MSKRIEAKYKINRRLGANLWGRSKSPLNRGKENPPGQHGQRRKKPSDFGTQLMAKQKLKGYYGNISEKQFRRLYDEAVRRRGDTSENLIGLLECRLDAVVYRLKFAPTPFAARQLVNHCHILVNGKRVNIPSYRVNEGDVISVKTKSKDMALILEAAQSGERDVPDYMEVDHKEMKGKFVRIPKLGDVPYAVQMEPNLVVEFYSR, encoded by the coding sequence ATGAGCAAGCGTATTGAAGCCAAGTACAAGATTAATCGCCGCCTGGGCGCCAATCTCTGGGGCCGCTCCAAGTCCCCGCTGAACCGCGGCAAGGAGAACCCTCCCGGCCAGCACGGCCAGCGCCGCAAGAAGCCGTCCGATTTCGGCACCCAGCTGATGGCCAAGCAGAAGCTCAAGGGCTACTACGGCAACATCAGCGAGAAGCAGTTCCGCCGTCTGTATGACGAGGCCGTGCGCCGCCGTGGCGACACCTCCGAGAACCTGATCGGCCTGCTGGAGTGCCGCCTGGACGCGGTGGTCTACCGCCTCAAGTTCGCCCCCACCCCGTTCGCCGCCCGCCAGCTGGTCAACCACTGCCACATCCTGGTCAACGGCAAGCGCGTCAACATTCCGTCGTACCGCGTCAACGAAGGCGACGTCATCTCGGTGAAGACCAAGTCCAAGGACATGGCCCTGATCCTCGAGGCCGCCCAGTCCGGCGAGCGCGACGTCCCCGACTACATGGAAGTCGACCACAAGGAGATGAAGGGCAAGTTCGTCCGCATCCCCAAGCTGGGCGATGTCCCCTATGCCGTGCAGATGGAACCGAACCTCGTCGTCGAATTCTATTCGCGCTAA
- a CDS encoding RNA methyltransferase encodes MTDSTTPPRGPAIILVRPQLSENIGTAARAMLNCGLTDLRIVAPRANPLDERAIAAASGADKVLLGARIVEHTKDAVADLNRVWATTGRDRYMTKPVDTPREAAGHMRNLDSEGLRTGVMFGPERTGLENDDVALADTVLTVPLNPDYCSLNLAQAVLLIGYEWFQAGVSGSLPAMTKGWRDSGPAPKEKLVHFFEHLERELDECGFLRIADKRPVMVRNIRNMFQRANLTGQEIQTLHGIVHELVTYRHKKGKTESS; translated from the coding sequence ATGACCGACTCGACCACCCCCCCCCGCGGCCCGGCCATCATTCTCGTCCGGCCGCAGCTGTCCGAGAACATCGGCACCGCCGCGCGGGCCATGCTCAATTGCGGGCTGACCGACCTGCGCATCGTCGCACCCCGCGCCAACCCCCTGGACGAACGCGCCATCGCCGCCGCCTCGGGCGCCGACAAGGTGCTGCTGGGCGCCAGGATCGTCGAGCACACCAAGGACGCGGTGGCGGACCTCAACCGGGTCTGGGCCACCACGGGCCGCGACCGCTACATGACCAAGCCGGTGGACACCCCGCGCGAGGCCGCCGGCCATATGCGCAATCTGGATTCGGAAGGGTTGCGCACCGGCGTGATGTTCGGGCCCGAGCGGACCGGCCTGGAGAACGACGACGTCGCCCTGGCCGACACGGTGCTGACCGTACCGCTCAATCCCGATTACTGCTCGCTCAACCTGGCCCAGGCCGTGCTGCTGATCGGCTACGAATGGTTCCAGGCGGGCGTTTCCGGATCGCTGCCCGCCATGACCAAGGGATGGCGCGATTCCGGCCCGGCGCCCAAGGAAAAGCTGGTCCACTTCTTCGAGCACCTGGAACGCGAACTGGACGAATGCGGCTTCCTGCGCATTGCCGACAAGCGGCCGGTGATGGTGCGCAACATCCGCAACATGTTCCAGCGCGCCAACCTCACCGGCCAGGAGATTCAGACCCTGCATGGTATCGTCCATGAACTGGTGACCTACCGCCACAAGAAGGGCAAAACAGAATCATCCTAA
- the cimA gene encoding citramalate synthase, with amino-acid sequence MAERVYLYDTTLRDGAQTQGVDFSAADKVRIARELDRIGIDYVEGGWPGANPTDDAFFADPPAFKRSRLTAFGMTRRAGRSADNDPGLNALLVTPARVTTMVGKSWDFQVTVALGIELDENLRMISDSVKHALTKVDEVMFDSEHFFDGYKANPAYALSAAKAAYDAGARWVVLCDTNGGTLPHEMRRIVGEVIAGGIPGSHLGVHCHNDSDTAVANSLAAVEAGVRQIQGTLNGLGERCGNANLISIIPALMLKMGFDTGIAPEDLKNLVSVSRALDEVLDRTPNRGQPYVGKSAFAHKGGLHVSAVAKDPKCYEHVDPSAVGNMRHIVMSDQAGRSNLVARLTEIGVDLDQVKRESLVRVVEQMQVTFDAREATDLVDLVKRLEHEGYAYDQAAASFELLVRRALGEVPEYFQLERYRVIDERRRNAVGEWITLSEATVKVEVGGTEYMEVGEGTGPVHAFDVALRKVLTRVYPALTALELKDYRVRITESTVGTAAKTRVTIESEDDKGHRWTTVGVHTNVLEASLEALQDSITFMLFRFKDE; translated from the coding sequence ATGGCCGAGCGCGTTTACCTCTACGACACCACGCTGCGCGATGGGGCGCAGACCCAGGGAGTGGATTTCTCCGCAGCCGACAAGGTGCGGATCGCGCGCGAGCTTGACCGAATCGGCATCGACTACGTGGAAGGCGGCTGGCCGGGGGCCAACCCCACCGACGACGCCTTCTTCGCCGACCCGCCCGCCTTCAAGCGCTCGCGGCTGACCGCCTTCGGCATGACGCGCCGCGCCGGCCGTTCGGCCGACAACGATCCGGGGCTGAACGCCCTGCTGGTCACCCCGGCCCGCGTCACCACCATGGTGGGCAAGAGCTGGGACTTCCAGGTCACCGTGGCGCTCGGCATCGAGCTGGACGAGAACCTGCGCATGATCTCGGATTCGGTGAAGCACGCGCTGACCAAGGTCGACGAGGTGATGTTCGATTCCGAGCACTTCTTCGACGGCTACAAGGCCAATCCGGCCTATGCCCTGTCGGCGGCCAAGGCCGCCTATGATGCCGGCGCCCGCTGGGTGGTGCTGTGCGACACCAACGGCGGCACCCTGCCCCACGAGATGCGCCGCATCGTCGGCGAGGTCATCGCCGGCGGCATCCCGGGCAGTCATCTCGGCGTCCACTGCCACAACGATTCCGACACCGCCGTCGCCAATTCCCTGGCCGCCGTCGAGGCCGGGGTGCGCCAGATCCAGGGCACGCTGAACGGGCTGGGCGAGCGCTGCGGCAACGCCAACCTGATCTCCATCATCCCGGCCCTGATGCTGAAGATGGGCTTCGACACCGGCATCGCGCCGGAAGACCTGAAGAATCTGGTCTCGGTGTCGCGCGCCCTGGACGAGGTGCTGGACCGTACCCCCAATCGCGGCCAGCCCTATGTGGGCAAGTCGGCCTTCGCCCACAAGGGCGGCCTGCACGTCTCCGCCGTGGCCAAGGACCCCAAGTGCTACGAGCACGTGGACCCGTCGGCGGTGGGCAACATGCGCCACATCGTCATGTCCGACCAGGCGGGCCGCTCCAATCTGGTGGCGCGCCTGACCGAGATCGGCGTCGACCTCGATCAGGTCAAGCGCGAAAGCCTGGTCCGCGTGGTCGAGCAGATGCAGGTCACCTTCGACGCCCGCGAGGCCACCGACCTGGTGGATCTGGTCAAGCGCCTGGAGCACGAGGGCTACGCCTACGACCAGGCCGCCGCCAGCTTCGAGCTGCTGGTGCGCCGCGCCTTGGGCGAGGTGCCGGAATACTTCCAGCTGGAACGCTACCGCGTCATCGACGAGCGCCGCCGCAACGCGGTGGGCGAGTGGATCACCCTGTCGGAAGCCACCGTCAAGGTCGAGGTTGGCGGCACGGAATACATGGAAGTGGGCGAAGGCACCGGCCCCGTCCATGCCTTCGACGTGGCGCTCCGCAAGGTGCTGACCCGGGTCTATCCGGCGCTCACCGCGCTGGAGCTCAAGGACTATCGCGTGCGCATCACCGAAAGCACCGTGGGCACCGCCGCCAAGACCCGCGTCACCATCGAAAGCGAGGACGACAAGGGCCATCGCTGGACCACGGTCGGCGTGCACACCAACGTGCTGGAAGCCTCGCTGGAAGCCTTGCAGGATTCCATCACCTTCATGCTGTTCCGCTTCAAAGACGAATAG